Below is a window of Candidatus Eisenbacteria bacterium DNA.
GATGATCGGAACCGTCCGACGCAGGCCTCGACGAGGATTCCCTCGATCGGTCCGCCGCCTTCCGCCGACAGGACGCGAACCGACACCGAGCCGCCCGAAGGGCGGCAGGTCAGAATGAGCGGAAGCGACGAGTCGCCCGGCTGCAGGGCGATGATCGCAGCGCCTGCAAGGTCCGGGCTGTCGGGATAGAACCGAGCGGGATAGAAGATCGAGGGCTCCTGCGATCGGCCGATTCCGGGCGCGCCCGCGATCAGGAGGAGGTAGATCAGGGCAAGCCGGCCCCTCCAAACAGGCGCCGCGCTCCGGGCTGACGCACCGTGGCCCCCAGAGGGCTCAAGCTCCGTGCGAGGCCCGTACCGTCGTGCGAATTCCTCCGCGGACAAGGAACTCACCCTCCACGGCCATGCGGCGCGGCGAGAGGATCGACACCAGATCGTCCAGGATCTTGTTCACAACGGCCTCGTGGAAGGCGCCCTGGTTGCGGTAGGACCAGAGGTAGAGCTTGAAGGACTTCAGCTCCACGCAGAGGGCGTCCGGGACGTAGTGGACGCGAATGAGGGCGAAGTCGGGTTGCCCGGTCAGCGGACAGAGACAGGTGAACTCCGGACAGTCGAAGCGGATCTCGTAGTCC
It encodes the following:
- the queF gene encoding NADPH-dependent 7-cyano-7-deazaguanine reductase QueF, whose translation is MAAREPTILETFPNPKPERDYEIRFDCPEFTCLCPLTGQPDFALIRVHYVPDALCVELKSFKLYLWSYRNQGAFHEAVVNKILDDLVSILSPRRMAVEGEFLVRGGIRTTVRASHGA